One Nitrospinota bacterium genomic window, CTCGCCGAGGCGGACGGCCGTCCCGCTCGGGGCGTCCTTTTTGAAGCGGTGGTGGGCCTCGACGATCTCCACGTCGTAGTCCTCACCAAGGAGACGGGCCAGCTCGGCGGCTACCTTGAACATGACGTTTACGCCGACCGACATGTTGGGGGCCACCACCGAGCGGGTCGTGGGACCGATCTTCTCTATGGCGGCGCGTTGCTCGTCGGTGAAGCCCGTCGTCCCGATGACCACGGCGCAGCCACCCTCGGCAGCAGCGTTGAGGTGGGCGATGCTCGCCTCGGGGTGGGTGAAGTCTAGGACCACGTCGGCCCCTCCAAGGGCCTCAGCCAGGCTTCCCACGACGGCCACCCCCTGAGGCTCGGCCCCGGCCACGACGCCGGCGTCCTGGCCGACGGCGGGGTGGTCTGGCCGCTCAACCGCCCCGGCCAGGGTTAGCTCAGGATGGGCGATGACCTGATGGACGACGCGCCCGCCCATCCGACCGGATGCGCCGCAGACCACGGCACGGACCATCACATTCTCCTCACTCGACGGTGTCGGCGGACTGAGACGCCGCTACAGGACGCCGGCCTCCTTGAGCACGGAGGCGAGCCGCCCCTCGTTGGCCTCGCTCAAGGGGCTGAGAGGGAGCCGGACCTCCCCTGTGATCCTGCCCATGAGCTTTAAAGCCGTCTTGACCGGGATGGGGTTCGTCTCCATGAACATCGCCTTGTTGATGGGCCTAAGGTAATAGTGGAGCTCTCTTGCGCGGTCCCACTCACCCTTCAGGGCTGCG contains:
- the dapB gene encoding 4-hydroxy-tetrahydrodipicolinate reductase, which translates into the protein MVRAVVCGASGRMGGRVVHQVIAHPELTLAGAVERPDHPAVGQDAGVVAGAEPQGVAVVGSLAEALGGADVVLDFTHPEASIAHLNAAAEGGCAVVIGTTGFTDEQRAAIEKIGPTTRSVVAPNMSVGVNVMFKVAAELARLLGEDYDVEIVEAHHRFKKDAPSGTAVRLGEVVAEALGRDLESVGVYGRHGIIGERRGEEIAIMTLRAGDITGDHTLMFGGIGERLELTHRAHNRDNFARGAARAARWVVDQPPGLYDMQDVLGLRE